Proteins from a genomic interval of Schistocerca cancellata isolate TAMUIC-IGC-003103 chromosome 8, iqSchCanc2.1, whole genome shotgun sequence:
- the LOC126095406 gene encoding uncharacterized protein LOC126095406 has protein sequence MSAEISNAIKDSKVERNTITLSENGLIKVSTLAEIGRADVPQSLVATEDSLTLEEVKKSEVSSSTAATSAKLSVVSKSSKTAEPLSSAADVPPSPAGSESSPESVTSPSIRRTEARTVVQNATQISSTEEKSTPSEHHLSASYAASTSTVMSVPTVVQDLNENTVSAKVPVSIATSLTKPDSASNLAASPTSTES, from the coding sequence atgagtgctgaaatatcgaatgcTATTAAAGACTCTAAAGTAGAACGAAACACTATTACACTGTCTGAAAACGGCCTTATTAAAGTATCAACATTAGCGGAAATAGGAAGAGCTGATGTCCCACAATCATTGGtagcaacagaagattctttgacgtTAGAAGAAGTAAAAAAATCTGAAGTGTCGTCGAGTACAGCAGCCACATCAGCCAAATTGTCAGTAGTGTCGAAATCATCAAAAAcagctgaaccattatcatcagcaGCAGATGTACCACCCTCCCCAGCAGGTTCAGAATCAAGTCCAGAATCTGTGACTAGTCCATCAATCAGAAGAACAGAGGCAAGAACAGTGGTACAAAATGCCACTCAGAtatcatcaacagaagaaaaatcaacaccATCGGAGCATCATTTATCAGCTTCATACGCAGCTTCAACGTCCACAGTAATGTCAGTGCCAACTGTAGTTCAAGATTTAAACGAAAATACAGTTTCAGCAAAAGTTCCAGTATCAATTGCAACATCACTTACAAAACCAGACTCAGCATCAAACCTGGCAGCATCTCCAACATCCACTGAATCATAA